Proteins encoded within one genomic window of Bacteroidota bacterium:
- a CDS encoding metallophosphoesterase family protein, whose protein sequence is MKIGFIGDIHEDIKSLHDAVNVLKKLNCDSIVCLGDIVGFTLPFFKYIDGRNANECISLVRNNCDTVLAGNHDLYAIKKIPAYNAGFKYTDDWYSLDYDMRSKLSKNKIWLYEDGELPIFLSEQSAEYLKALPEVVVTEFDGIKFMFSHFNYPDLSGSTIDFPRKAKHLLEHFRFMNDNNCVIGVSGHGHIEGYAIADHHKLQFHPFGSYQLQYKTQWLVGPCVANTTRANGIMIFDTHTYQLDVVPLRSAKTIK, encoded by the coding sequence ATGAAAATCGGATTTATTGGCGATATACACGAAGACATTAAAAGTTTGCACGATGCTGTTAATGTCCTGAAAAAATTGAATTGCGACTCAATCGTTTGTCTCGGCGATATAGTTGGTTTTACACTTCCATTCTTTAAATATATTGACGGGCGGAATGCGAACGAGTGTATTTCTCTCGTCAGAAATAATTGCGATACGGTTTTAGCAGGCAATCACGACTTATATGCGATTAAAAAAATACCAGCATATAACGCCGGATTCAAATATACAGATGATTGGTATAGTTTGGATTATGATATGCGTTCTAAACTCTCAAAAAATAAAATCTGGCTTTATGAGGATGGTGAGCTACCAATCTTCTTATCCGAGCAATCCGCAGAGTATTTGAAAGCTTTACCTGAAGTAGTTGTAACTGAATTCGATGGAATAAAATTTATGTTCTCGCACTTCAATTATCCTGATTTGTCGGGTTCGACAATAGATTTCCCGAGAAAAGCAAAACATCTGCTTGAACATTTCCGGTTTATGAATGACAATAATTGTGTAATCGGAGTTTCAGGGCACGGACATATCGAGGGATATGCAATTGCTGATCACCATAAATTACAATTTCATCCATTCGGGTCGTATCAGTTACAGTATAAAACACAGTGGCTCGTGGGACCCTGTGTCGCCAATACTACACGGGCAAACGGAATAATGATATTTGATACTCACACATATCAACTCGACGTAGTACCATTAAGGTCGGCTAAAACAATCAAATAA
- a CDS encoding class I SAM-dependent methyltransferase translates to MFEIYEKHSREYDDLVKHEDYENNLGTTLAKILEGNDLKIVEAGVGTGRITRLYINRAKHIWCFDRSRHMIERAKINLADYLDKITFQILDNRDINKFKGKADYFIEGWSFGHTIIENQDNINKIVKKLISNCIKICSKKIIIIETLGTNVNEPVPTNEVLFEFYKILEEEYNFEKKIVRTDYKFESNEEAERIMGFFFGEKMKDSLLKTPRSIIPEWTGVWVKDLNHQNG, encoded by the coding sequence ATGTTTGAAATCTACGAGAAGCATTCTCGAGAGTATGATGATTTGGTAAAACATGAAGACTATGAAAACAATTTGGGAACAACACTGGCAAAAATTCTCGAAGGCAATGATTTAAAAATAGTCGAAGCAGGAGTAGGAACTGGTCGTATTACTCGTTTATACATTAATCGAGCTAAACATATATGGTGCTTTGACAGATCGAGACACATGATTGAGCGTGCGAAAATTAATTTAGCCGACTATCTCGATAAAATTACTTTCCAAATTTTGGATAACAGGGATATTAACAAGTTCAAAGGAAAGGCAGATTATTTTATTGAAGGATGGAGTTTCGGTCATACGATTATTGAAAATCAAGATAATATCAACAAGATTGTAAAGAAATTGATATCAAATTGCATTAAAATCTGCAGTAAAAAAATAATTATTATCGAAACACTTGGAACAAATGTGAACGAGCCGGTACCGACAAACGAAGTATTATTTGAGTTTTATAAGATTCTTGAAGAAGAGTATAATTTTGAAAAGAAAATTGTAAGAACAGATTATAAATTCGAATCTAATGAAGAAGCAGAACGAATCATGGGCTTTTTCTTCGGAGAAAAAATGAAAGACAGTTTATTAAAAACGCCGCGTAGTATTATACCGGAATGGACTGGTGTTTGGGTAAAAGATTTAAACCACCAAAACGGATGA
- a CDS encoding GyrI-like domain-containing protein produces the protein MKFLKIFGLTILIIVVLFVLVSLFLPSKVVVERSMVINSTAPVIFNQINTLKNWEKWSPWHQIDPEMKLTYEGPPGGKEAAYKWESTHPKVGNGILKITESIPFGFIETTMDFMESGVATGSYKLEKVVDGIKVTWRMETELGMNPFAKYFGLMMDAMIGPDFEKGLNNLKTLCESLPPIIIDTETIPPQTIISIRETCKPAEISQKLGAIYGELMAFIQANRLKQAGPVLAIYHSYSPDKVDMEPAIPVDRVVKPTGKIKIGELRGDNVVVGYHYGSYETSGTSHQILDEWITKNKKKISGACWEVYITDPASEPDTNKWLTKIYYPVK, from the coding sequence ATGAAATTCTTAAAAATTTTTGGACTTACAATTTTAATAATTGTAGTGTTATTTGTTCTGGTGTCATTGTTCCTACCTTCCAAAGTTGTTGTCGAAAGAAGTATGGTTATCAATTCAACAGCACCGGTAATCTTCAACCAAATAAATACTTTGAAGAATTGGGAGAAGTGGTCGCCTTGGCATCAGATTGATCCGGAAATGAAACTGACTTACGAAGGTCCTCCCGGTGGTAAGGAGGCAGCATACAAATGGGAAAGTACACACCCAAAGGTTGGGAACGGAATTCTGAAAATCACTGAAAGCATTCCATTTGGATTTATAGAAACAACTATGGACTTTATGGAGAGTGGAGTTGCAACAGGAAGTTATAAGTTGGAAAAAGTTGTTGACGGAATTAAAGTAACATGGCGGATGGAAACCGAATTAGGAATGAACCCGTTTGCAAAATATTTTGGATTAATGATGGATGCGATGATAGGTCCTGATTTTGAAAAAGGGCTGAATAACCTCAAGACGTTGTGCGAAAGTTTACCACCTATTATTATTGACACAGAAACAATTCCACCGCAAACAATAATCAGCATACGCGAGACCTGCAAGCCGGCAGAGATATCTCAGAAGCTTGGAGCGATATACGGAGAACTGATGGCGTTCATACAAGCGAACAGATTGAAGCAAGCCGGACCTGTTTTAGCAATCTATCACAGTTACTCACCCGACAAAGTTGATATGGAGCCGGCAATTCCTGTGGATAGAGTTGTTAAGCCAACCGGTAAAATTAAAATCGGAGAACTCCGGGGCGACAATGTCGTAGTTGGATATCATTATGGCTCGTATGAAACTTCCGGAACTTCGCATCAAATACTCGATGAATGGATTACGAAGAACAAGAAAAAGATTTCCGGTGCTTGCTGGGAAGTTTACATCACAGACCCCGCCAGCGAACCCGACACAAACAAATGGCTGACGAAAATTTATTATCCGGTGAAATAA
- the eno gene encoding phosphopyruvate hydratase, giving the protein MTTIVDVFAREILDSRGNPTIEVDVMLESSVLGRAAVPSGASTGEHEAVELRDGDKMRYNGKGVLKAVENVNETIADEIIGFDALDQVGIDEMLINLDNTDNKSKLGANAILGVSLAVAKAAASALDIPLYRHIGGVNARVLPVPLMNILNGGKHADNNVDIQEFMIVPVEADSFAEALRMGTEVFHSLKSVLSKKGYNTSVGDEGGFAPNLKSNDEAIEVILEAIEKAKYKAGKDIYLALDVASSEMYQKGKYVFYKSDKSAKSAEQMVKFYEKWVKQYPIISIEDGMAENDWKGWKIMTEALDDKIQIVGDDLFVTNTERLSRGIDEGIANSILIKVNQIGTLTETLNCIEMAKRASYTSIISHRSGETEDTTIADIAVATNAGQIKTGSTSRTDRVAKYNQLIRIEEELDITAVYAGMAAFNIQK; this is encoded by the coding sequence ATGACAACAATAGTAGATGTTTTTGCAAGAGAAATATTAGATTCACGCGGTAACCCGACAATTGAAGTCGATGTAATGTTAGAAAGCAGCGTTTTAGGAAGAGCGGCGGTTCCAAGCGGTGCATCTACAGGTGAACACGAAGCTGTCGAGTTACGCGATGGCGACAAAATGCGTTACAACGGAAAAGGAGTTTTAAAAGCAGTTGAAAATGTAAACGAAACAATCGCTGATGAAATTATCGGATTCGATGCACTCGATCAGGTCGGTATCGATGAGATGCTGATTAATTTAGATAATACCGACAACAAAAGTAAACTTGGAGCTAATGCAATATTAGGTGTATCGCTTGCAGTTGCAAAAGCTGCAGCAAGTGCGCTGGATATTCCGCTTTACAGACACATCGGCGGAGTAAATGCGCGTGTATTGCCCGTTCCGCTGATGAATATTCTGAACGGCGGCAAACACGCTGATAATAATGTTGATATTCAAGAATTTATGATTGTGCCTGTTGAAGCCGATTCATTCGCTGAAGCATTGCGAATGGGAACTGAAGTTTTCCACTCGTTGAAATCTGTATTGAGTAAGAAAGGTTACAACACATCTGTCGGGGATGAAGGAGGATTTGCACCAAATTTGAAATCGAATGATGAAGCTATCGAAGTAATTTTGGAAGCTATCGAGAAAGCAAAATACAAAGCCGGCAAAGATATTTATCTTGCACTCGATGTTGCATCTAGCGAGATGTATCAAAAAGGAAAGTATGTTTTTTACAAATCGGATAAGTCGGCTAAATCGGCTGAGCAGATGGTCAAGTTCTATGAGAAGTGGGTGAAGCAATATCCAATCATCTCGATTGAAGACGGAATGGCTGAAAACGATTGGAAAGGTTGGAAAATTATGACCGAAGCTCTCGACGATAAAATTCAGATTGTAGGCGACGATTTGTTTGTAACCAACACCGAAAGATTATCTCGCGGAATCGATGAAGGAATTGCCAATTCAATACTTATCAAAGTAAATCAAATCGGAACGCTAACCGAAACATTGAATTGCATTGAAATGGCGAAACGAGCAAGCTACACATCAATAATCAGCCACCGCTCAGGCGAAACTGAGGATACAACGATTGCCGATATTGCGGTTGCAACGAACGCCGGACAAATAAAAACCGGATCTACAAGCAGAACCGATAGAGTTGCAAAATACAATCAACTGATTAGAATTGAGGAAGAATTAGACATAACCGCAGTTTATGCGGGAATGGCTGCTTTTAATATTCAAAAATAA